The following proteins are co-located in the Streptomyces sp. NBC_00435 genome:
- a CDS encoding DsbA family protein, with product MAVVSAALLGGAVVGCGSGSGEGRPSATSEVVVRTSPIAGQLAGLPAEVDGPRIVVGKLDAPRTAQVLVDPKCGYCARFEEAGGESLLKLAVAGQVRIEYVLASFLDQGGVSGSAKAVNALRASVDAGKFAEYHAAVFASQPKGKFTEELLLKIADRVPGLRGAEFDAAVRERKYQGWVGEAEEGFEATGARATPMVLVEGKPVGSRDGSLFDARAFVGALKDAGVGA from the coding sequence GTGGCGGTCGTGTCGGCCGCGCTGCTGGGTGGGGCGGTCGTCGGTTGTGGCTCCGGTTCCGGTGAGGGGAGGCCTTCGGCCACCTCTGAGGTCGTGGTGCGGACCAGTCCGATCGCCGGTCAGCTCGCGGGGTTGCCGGCGGAGGTGGACGGGCCGAGGATCGTCGTCGGGAAGCTGGACGCGCCGCGTACGGCGCAGGTGCTGGTGGACCCCAAGTGCGGGTACTGCGCGCGGTTCGAGGAGGCGGGCGGTGAATCCCTGCTGAAGCTGGCGGTCGCCGGTCAGGTCAGGATCGAGTACGTGCTGGCGTCGTTCCTGGACCAGGGCGGGGTGAGCGGTTCGGCCAAGGCGGTCAACGCGTTGCGTGCGTCCGTCGATGCGGGGAAGTTCGCGGAGTACCACGCGGCGGTCTTCGCGAGTCAGCCGAAGGGGAAGTTCACCGAGGAGCTGTTGCTGAAGATCGCGGACAGGGTGCCGGGGCTGCGTGGGGCGGAGTTCGACGCGGCGGTGAGGGAGCGGAAGTACCAGGGTTGGGTCGGTGAGGCCGAGGAGGGCTTCGAGGCGACGGGTGCGAGGGCGACGCCGATGGTGTTGGTGGAGGGGAAGCCGGTCGGGTCGAGGGACGGGTCGCTCTTCGACGCGCGGGCGTTCGTGGGGGCGCTGAAGGACGCGGGTGTCGGAGCCTAG
- a CDS encoding NAD(P)/FAD-dependent oxidoreductase translates to MTINGGISFWYATDETATSRPPRAPLTADTTADVVVVGGGYTGLWTAYYLKTAAPDLRVTVLEQKFCGYGASGRNGGWLYNGIAGRDRYATLHGHDAAQRLQHAMNDTVTEVVDTAAKEGIDADIHRGGVLEVARTPAQLSRLKTFHAAELAFGETDRELYDATDTRARIDIADAVGSSWTPHGARIHPLKLVKGLAAACERLGVTIHESTPVTEIAPRRAVTPYGTVRAPYVLRCTEGFTAALKGQKRSWLPMNSSMIATAPLPPEVWSQLGWSDAATLGDMAHAYMYAQRTADDRIAIGGRGVPYRYGSRTDNDGRTQPSTIAALTRLLESFFPVLTGIEITHAWSGVLGVPRDWCATVTLDATTGLGWAGGYVGSGVATSNLAARTLRDLILGDSTDLTTLPWVNHRVRRWEPEPFRWLGVQALYAAYREADRRESTTHTPTTAPLARLADRISGRG, encoded by the coding sequence ATGACGATCAACGGCGGAATTTCCTTCTGGTACGCGACGGACGAGACCGCCACCTCCCGCCCACCCCGCGCCCCCCTCACCGCCGACACCACCGCCGACGTGGTCGTCGTCGGCGGCGGCTACACCGGCCTGTGGACCGCGTACTACCTCAAGACCGCGGCCCCCGACCTGCGAGTCACCGTCCTGGAGCAGAAGTTCTGCGGCTACGGGGCCTCCGGCCGCAACGGCGGCTGGCTCTACAACGGCATCGCCGGCCGCGACCGCTACGCCACCCTCCACGGCCACGACGCCGCCCAGCGCCTCCAGCACGCCATGAACGACACCGTCACCGAAGTCGTCGACACCGCCGCCAAGGAGGGCATCGACGCCGACATCCACCGCGGCGGAGTCCTCGAAGTCGCCCGCACCCCCGCCCAGCTGAGCCGCCTCAAAACCTTCCACGCCGCCGAACTCGCCTTCGGCGAAACGGACCGCGAGCTCTACGACGCCACCGACACCCGCGCCCGCATCGACATCGCCGACGCGGTGGGCTCCTCCTGGACCCCGCACGGAGCCCGCATCCACCCACTGAAACTCGTCAAGGGACTCGCCGCCGCCTGCGAACGCCTCGGCGTCACCATCCACGAATCGACACCCGTCACCGAAATCGCCCCCCGCCGGGCCGTCACCCCGTACGGCACGGTCCGCGCACCGTACGTACTGCGCTGCACCGAGGGCTTCACCGCCGCCCTCAAGGGCCAGAAGCGCTCCTGGCTCCCCATGAACTCCTCCATGATCGCCACGGCCCCCCTCCCCCCGGAGGTCTGGTCCCAACTCGGCTGGTCCGACGCGGCCACCCTCGGCGACATGGCCCACGCCTACATGTACGCCCAGCGCACCGCCGACGACCGCATCGCCATCGGCGGCCGCGGAGTCCCCTACCGCTACGGCTCCCGCACCGACAACGACGGCCGCACCCAGCCCTCGACGATCGCCGCCCTCACCCGACTCCTGGAGTCCTTCTTCCCCGTCCTCACCGGCATCGAGATCACCCACGCCTGGTCGGGCGTCCTGGGAGTGCCCCGGGACTGGTGCGCCACGGTCACCCTGGACGCCACCACGGGCCTCGGCTGGGCCGGCGGCTACGTCGGCTCCGGCGTAGCCACGTCGAACCTCGCCGCCCGCACCCTGCGCGACCTGATCCTGGGCGACAGCACGGACCTGACCACCCTCCCCTGGGTCAACCACCGCGTCCGCCGCTGGGAGCCGGAGCCCTTCCGCTGGCTCGGCGTCCAGGCCCTCTACGCCGCGTACCGCGAGGCCGACCGCCGCGAATCCACCACCCACACCCCGACGACGGCCCCGCTGGCCCGCCTGGCGGACCGCATCTCGGGCCGCGGCTGA
- a CDS encoding ABC transporter ATP-binding protein, protein MASVTFDKATRLYPGGDKPAVDQLELEIADGEFLVLVGPSGCGKSTSLRMLAGLEDVNGGAIRIGDRDVTHLPPKDRDIAMVFQNYALYPHMSVADNMGFALKIAGEDKATIRKKVEDAAKMLDLTQYLDRKPKALSGGQRQRVAMGRAIVRKPQVFLMDEPLSNLDAKLRVSTRTQIAALQRDLGITTVYVTHDQVEAMTMGDRVAVLKDGLLQQVDTPRNMYDRPANLFVAGFIGSPAMNLVEVPIADGGVKFGESVVPVSREALSAAADAGDRTVTVGVRPEHFDIGDTGGLTITVNVVEELGADGYVYGSTSHSEGSQDIVVRVNGRNVPEKGSTLHVVPRGGEIHVFSTSSGARLSN, encoded by the coding sequence ATGGCTTCTGTGACTTTCGACAAGGCGACCCGTCTGTACCCCGGCGGTGACAAGCCCGCTGTCGACCAGCTCGAGCTGGAGATCGCGGACGGCGAGTTCCTCGTCCTCGTCGGCCCCTCCGGCTGCGGCAAGTCCACCTCGCTGCGCATGCTCGCCGGCCTGGAGGACGTGAACGGCGGTGCCATCCGCATCGGTGACCGCGACGTCACGCACCTGCCGCCCAAGGACCGGGACATCGCGATGGTGTTCCAGAACTACGCGCTGTACCCGCACATGTCCGTCGCCGACAACATGGGCTTCGCGCTCAAGATCGCCGGCGAGGACAAGGCCACCATTCGCAAGAAGGTGGAGGACGCGGCGAAGATGCTGGACCTGACCCAGTACCTCGACCGCAAGCCGAAGGCGCTCTCCGGCGGTCAGCGCCAGCGCGTCGCGATGGGCCGCGCGATCGTGCGCAAGCCGCAGGTGTTCCTCATGGACGAGCCGCTGTCGAACCTCGACGCCAAGCTCCGCGTGTCCACCCGTACCCAGATCGCGGCCCTCCAGCGCGACCTGGGCATCACCACCGTCTACGTCACCCACGACCAGGTCGAGGCGATGACGATGGGCGACCGCGTCGCGGTCCTCAAGGACGGTCTGCTCCAGCAGGTCGACACCCCGCGCAACATGTACGACCGCCCGGCGAACCTCTTCGTCGCCGGCTTCATCGGCTCGCCGGCCATGAACCTCGTCGAGGTCCCGATCGCCGACGGCGGCGTGAAGTTCGGCGAGAGCGTCGTGCCGGTGTCCCGCGAGGCGCTGTCCGCCGCGGCCGACGCGGGCGACCGCACGGTCACGGTCGGCGTGCGCCCGGAGCACTTCGACATCGGTGACACCGGCGGTCTGACCATCACCGTGAACGTCGTCGAGGAGCTGGGCGCGGACGGGTACGTCTACGGTTCGACCTCGCACTCCGAGGGCTCGCAGGACATCGTGGTGCGCGTGAACGGCCGCAACGTTCCCGAGAAGGGCTCGACGCTGCACGTCGTGCCGCGCGGGGGCGAGATCCACGTGTTCTCGACCTCCTCCGGGGCCCGTCTCTCCAACTGA